The region CTTGGATATTGGGGTGGGGGCAAACTGTATCTATCCCATCATTGGGCGTCAAAGCTATGGTTGGAAATTTGTCGGCTCAGACATTCATTCTACATCCTTTAAAAGTGCTCAATTTATTGTGGAAGCGAATCCAAATCTAAGAAAAGGGATTCAGATTCGATTGCAGAAGAACTCAAGCAATATTTTCAAAGGTGTGATTAAACCCACAGATCGTTTTGATTTGACGATGTGTAACCCGCCATTTCATGCCTCGCAAGATGAAGCAAATGCCACAGCAACGCAAAAATTAAGAAAACTTGGCAAGCCGGTTGATCAGACGAAGGTGGTGTTAAACTTTGGTGGTCAAAAAAATGAACTCTGGTGTGACGGTGGTGAAGAACGCTTTGTCTGCCAAATGGTACAAGAGAGTATACAGTTCGCTGAGCAATGTTTGTGGTTTAGTACATTGGTGTCCAAGAAAACCACATTGCCTGTGCTGTTAAATGCATTGCGTAAGAGTGGAGCAGTGGATGTGAAAACCATTAAAATGACACAGGGGCAAAAAGAAAGTCGTTTTGTTGCGTGGACGTTTTTAGATGCAATGCAACAGCAAGCATGGAAAAATACATATTGGACGTTAGCTTAAGCTTATTTTCGCTGGGGAATACAGAGTTTGTCGGTGCAGACGAAGATTTGGCTTGTTTATCATCAATAAACAAGCTTAATTTTTCTGATTGGAGGATGTGAGGCCGATCTGTTGGCATGATTTTGATCTGAGTTACAAAAAACAATACTTGCTAAAAGTCCTATGATTTTGTTCATCTCAGCTGAGTACTGAGTGCAAGATATTGTTTTATAAATGGGAATTTATTCAAATAAAACTGTAAATGCAAGTGCTTCTCATTTTAATTGTTTAAAAATCATATATTTACAAAAATTTTATTTTGCAAATCCAGATGATTTTCTCCATAATAAGCCCATACAGGTAGGGAGTTATAAAAATGCGTGGTAATCCAGAAGTCGTAGATTATTTAAATATGTTGATCGGTGGCGAACTGGCTGCTCGCGACCAATACCTGATCCATTCTCGTATGTATGAAGATTGGGGCCTGACCAAAATCTTTGAACGTATTGATCATGAAATGCAGGAAGAAGCACAGCATGCGGATGCTATTATTCGCCGTGTTCTGTTCCTGGAAGGCACACCTAATATGACCCGTGATGATGTAGAAATCGGTGAAGATGTGGTGAGCTGCCTGAAAGCCGACCTGAAACTGGAATATGAAGTTCGTCAAAAACTAGCAACAGGCGTGAAACTCTGTGAAGAAAAGGGTGACTACGTGACCCGTGACATGCTACGCCAGCAAATGTCAGATACAGAAGAAGATCATACCTACTGGCTTGAAAAACAATTACGCCTGATTGAGCTGATTGGTTTGCAAAATTATATTCAGTCCCAGATGTAAGATTCGAAAAATCCCGCCAGTTGAGCGGGATTTTTTATTTTCGATGATGCATGTGTGGAAAATGTTGCTTTAAATGATGACGGATTTCTGCTTGGGTCTTGGGGCTAAATTGACTTAAATCTAAGTCATGCACCTGCTTAGAGCAATGAAAACGCAGCAATGTGAGTTGCGAGTCATTCTGTGGAGGAATAGCAATATATTCTATGCATTGGATGTGATCTAAATGCACAATAGTACGGATTCGATAGCGTTTCACATACCAAGCCAGTTCATTGGTAGACATTACTAATCTGCGTTGTAGTTTATAGTGTTGATAGATCAGAAAAAGACTGATGACGATGAGCGTGGCATAACTAAAAGGTGTATTGAGTACCATATTCGGTGTATGTCATAGATCAGCATAAAACTGCAGATCACTCAAAGGAAGTGGATTGTGGTCAGGACTACTCTTTTGCCAATAACTATAATTGATGAGGCTACATAGCAATACCAATTGTAATGGAAAACCAAATCGTGTCCATATGGGCAATGCCTTGGGCTTAAAGCTAAGCATATGTGTTGTCTTATATTGTTGTTCTAAATGTTTAGCTCAAAAATAGAGCCACCGAAGTGACTCTATTTTAATCCGTTTTTAAGGGATATTAAAACTTGTTAAAGCCTTTGTTCAGGCCATAAGGGCGACGTGGAGCATTTTCATCACGTTCTTCACGTCGGCCAAAACCTGGTTCAGGACGATTGTCACGGCGTACAAACTGAGTACCATTCTGGTTTTCACGACGACCAAACTGTGAGCCGGCTTGATTATTATCACGACGGCCAAAACCACCTTCACGACGTTCACGGCCAGTATTCGCTGCCGGTTCATCACTGTCACGGCGCTGCTGACGCAGGAAACCACCACGGCGTGCTGCCATAGGCTTTTCCTGCATACGCTCAGAACGGCGTTTTGCCATGCCGTACAAGCCAGTACCTTGACGTGGTTTAAGTTCAACAGCTTTTGCCAGGTTATCGATGTCCTGTTTGTCCAGTTCAATCCAGCGGCCAGTACGCAGTTCACGTGGAAGAATCACTGTGCCATAACGGGTACGTAACAGACGGCTTACTTTCAGGCCTTGTGATTCAAAGATACGACGTACTTCACGGTTACGACCTTCTTTTACCACCACTTGATACCAACGGTTGATCCCGTCACCACCGAGTTCAGAGAATGATTCAAATTTTGCCGGACCATCATCCAGTACTACACCTTTGAGCATGTTATTTTTCAGCTCAGGCGTTACCTCACCCATGACACGAACCGCATATTCACGTTCGATTTCATTGGAAGGGTGCATCAGACGATTTGCCAGTTCACCGTCATTTGTGAAAAGTAGCAGACCGGTTGAGTTAATATCCAGACGGCCAACCATCACCCAACGATCGCCTTGAATCGCAGGCAGGTTATCAAATACGGTAGGACGTTGTTCAGGATCGTTACGTGAACAGATTTCGCCTTCAGGCTTATAGTAAATCAGCACGCGACGACGGATTTCGTCCTCAATCTGGAATTGTACCTTACGACCATCGATGCGAAGCTCATCACCTGGTTCGATACGTTCACCCACTTGGGCAACTTGCCC is a window of Acinetobacter sp. ASP199 DNA encoding:
- the rlmF gene encoding 23S rRNA (adenine(1618)-N(6))-methyltransferase RlmF, encoding MAQAKKTFPQQKSELHARNLHRSRYDFPQLIKSCPELAPFVSPNQYNDLSVDFSDPHAVKMLNKALLQHFYGIQYWDIPKDFLCPPIPGRADYIHYLADLLSTNNKGQIPTGHKVQVLDIGVGANCIYPIIGRQSYGWKFVGSDIHSTSFKSAQFIVEANPNLRKGIQIRLQKNSSNIFKGVIKPTDRFDLTMCNPPFHASQDEANATATQKLRKLGKPVDQTKVVLNFGGQKNELWCDGGEERFVCQMVQESIQFAEQCLWFSTLVSKKTTLPVLLNALRKSGAVDVKTIKMTQGQKESRFVAWTFLDAMQQQAWKNTYWTLA
- the bfr gene encoding bacterioferritin encodes the protein MRGNPEVVDYLNMLIGGELAARDQYLIHSRMYEDWGLTKIFERIDHEMQEEAQHADAIIRRVLFLEGTPNMTRDDVEIGEDVVSCLKADLKLEYEVRQKLATGVKLCEEKGDYVTRDMLRQQMSDTEEDHTYWLEKQLRLIELIGLQNYIQSQM